From a region of the Zingiber officinale cultivar Zhangliang chromosome 4B, Zo_v1.1, whole genome shotgun sequence genome:
- the LOC121975501 gene encoding galactoside 2-alpha-L-fucosyltransferase-like, with translation MADKFLAGASTRPLLVAAASLTAVVLLFWISGTTRSLPLDSLIRSSSNSFSPPDRELKNCSAAAAASTGGPPPRSLPDKLLGGLLSPDFDEASCVSRYKSSQFWHSNHTPSSYLLRKLRNYEALHKKCGPNTELFNRSLPHLNASTGEGGNSECNYVVWLQAGGLGNRLMALVSAFLYALLNDKVLLLSVPGDLHDTFCEPFPDTSWALPSDFPISNFETHDFYGQSARSYGNLLKNKVISRNSTERALLPPFLYLHLTHDAGDSDKMFYCEDAQSLLQNFTWIFLRSNQYFAPALFLMPQYDEELSRLFPEKETVFHHLSRYLLHPSNSVWGYVTRYYEAYLANAGDRLGIQVRIFPNAPVKFELMLAQVINCTLKEGILPDTLIDAAANSSTAMGTKAPKAVLVTSLQTGYFETLRNMFYERATATGEVVGVYQPSHEETQRTERQGHNAKALAEMYLLSFSDTLVTSAFSTFGYVAQGLAGLRPWIVMRPDDRNNPACLRASSMEPCFHFAPAYDCKAGRNVDKGKVVPHVRHCEDLNFHWGLKLFD, from the exons ATGGCCGACAAATTTCTCGCCGGCGCGTCCACGCGGCCGCTCCTGGTGGCCGCCGCCTCCCTCACCGCCGTCGTCCTCCTATTTTGGATCTCGGGAACCACTCGCAGTCTGCCGCTCGATTCGCTCATTCGCAGCAGCAGCAACAGCTTCTCGCCCCCTGATCGAG AACTCAAGAACTGctctgcagcagcagcagcatctACCGGCGGTCCACCGCCACGGTCACTGCCGGACAAGCTCCTCGGCGGCCTCCTCAGCCCTGACTTCGACGAAGCCTCCTGCGTGAGCCGTTACAAGTCTTCCCAATTCTGGCACTCCAATCACACCCCTTCCTCTTACCTCCTCCGGAAGCTCCGGAACTACGAAGCCCTCCACAAGAAGTGCGGCCCCAACACCGAGCTCTTCAACCGGAGCCTCCCCCACCTCAACGCCAGCACCGGCGAGGGCGGAAACTCCGAGTGCAACTATGTGGTGTGGCTCCAAGCCGGCGGCCTCGGCAACCGACTCATGGCCCTCGTCTCTGCCTTCCTCTACGCCCTCCTCAACGACAAGGTTCTCCTCCTCAGCGTCCCCGGCGACCTCCACGACACCTTCTGCGAGCCATTCCCGGACACCTCATGGGCTCTGCCGTCCGATTTCCCCATCTCCAACTTCGAGACCCATGACTTCTACGGCCAGTCGGCGCGCAGCTACGGCAACTTGCTCAAGAACAAGGTGATCAGTAGAAACAGCACCGAAAGGGCCTTATTGCCGCCTTTTCTCTACCTCCACCTCACACACGACGCCGGCGACTCCGACAAAATGTTCTACTGCGAGGACGCGCAGTCCCTGCTCCAAAACTTCACCTGGATTTTCTTGAGGTCGAACCAGTATTTCGCGCCTGCTCTGTTCCTGATGCCGCAGTATGACGAGGAGCTCTCGAGGCTGTTCCCAGAGAAGGAGACGGTGTTCCACCATTTGAGCAGATACCTTCTTCATCCCTCCAACTCCGTTTGGGGCTACGTGACGAGGTACTACGAGGCCTATTTAGCCAATGCCGGGGACAGACTTGGGATTCAAGTTCGAATTTTCCCCAACGCGCCGGTCAAATTCGAACTGATGCTCGCCCAAGTCATCAACTGCACGCTGAAAGAAGGCATCTTGCCGGACACCCTGATCGACGCGGCGGCGAACTCCTCGACGGCGATGGGAACGAAGGCGCCGAAGGCGGTGCTGGTGACGAGTCTCCAGACGGGCTACTTCGAGACGCTCCGGAACATGTTCTACGAGCGGGCGACGGCGACCGGCGAGGTGGTGGGCGTGTACCAGCCGAGCCACGAGGAGACGCAGCGGACGGAGCGGCAGGGGCACAACGCCAAGGCGCTGGCGGAGATGTACCTGTTGAGCTTCAGCGACACGCTGGTGACCAGCGCGTTCTCCACGTTCGGGTACGTGGCGCAGGGCCTCGCTGGGCTGCGGCCCTGGATCGTGATGCGTCCGGACGACAGAAACAACCCGGCTTGCCTGCGGGCGTCGTCGATGGAGCCGTGCTTCCATTTCGCGCCGGCGTACGACTGCAAGGCGGGGAGGAACGTGGACAAGGGGAAAGTGGTGCCACACGTCAGGCACTGCGAGGATTTGAACTTCCATTGGGGGCTTAAGCTCTTCGATTAG
- the LOC121975502 gene encoding protein TIC 22, chloroplastic-like, with protein sequence MDSPSPSPLIHPNPLAAAASFLRHHVSRLGSELSSRVDQGRRFVLTAASPRLSLPPFAAASVGSAAAAAASPSQGKHAFDLALSADYVAKTLVGTAVYTVSNSNNEFVLISDPNNSFRSLGILCFRQEDAQTLLAQVKLRQPILGRGAKVVPITLDQVYMLKVEGIAFRFLPDPLQIKNALTLRSADISKGFDGVPVFQSDLLVVKKKNKRYCPIYFQKEDIERELLKASKPSRGSGLYQNIMVGSLEDVLKKMEMNDKDSGWDDLIFIPPGKSYTEHINEVAA encoded by the exons ATGGACTCCCCCTCGCCCTCGCCGCTGATCCATCCCAACCCTCTCGCGGCAGCAGCTTCCTTCCTCCGCCACCATGTCTCCCGCCTCGGCTCTGAGCTCTCCTCACGCGTCGATCAGGGCCGCCGGTTCGTTCTGACTGCCGCATCCCCGCGGCTCTCTTTGCCCCCTTTTGCGGCTGCTTCCGTTGGTTCGGCGGCCGCGGCTGCGGCCTCGCCGTCCCAAGGGAAGCATGCTTTTGATCTCGCACTCAGCGCCGACTACGTAGCCAAGACGCTGGTCGGGACGGCGGTGTACACGGTGAGCAACTCCAACAACGAGTTCGTCCTCATTTCCGACCCCAATAATAGCTTCCGGTCCCTTGGGATACTGTGCTTCCGGCAAGAGGATGCTCAGACCCTCCTCGCGCAG GTTAAGTTGCGGCAACCCATTTTGGGCAGGGGAGCAAAAGTTGTACCCATTACCCTCGATCAG GTTTATATGCTAAAGGTTGAAGGAATTGCTTTTCGTTTTTTACCAGATCCTCTTCAGATAAAGAATGCTCTGACG TTAAGGTCTGCAGATATCTCAAAAGGCTTTGATGGAGTTCCTGTCTTTCAG TCAGACCTTctggttgttaaaaaaaaaaacaagcgcTACTGCCCCATATATTTCCAGAAG GAAGACATAGAAAGAGAACTgctcaaagcttccaagccatcaAGAGGATCAGGATTATATCAAAACATAATG GTCGGAAGTTTGGAAGATGTAttgaaaaagatggag ATGAATGATAAGGATTCTGGTTGGGATGATTTGATTTTCATTCCCCCTGGGAAAAGCTACACAGAACACATCAATGAGGTCGCAGCCTGA
- the LOC121977722 gene encoding blue copper protein 1a-like produces the protein MGLRVGPSLMIRAAAVLLLASFTRTAMTARIIVGDEAHWTFGYNYTDWAIRRAPFYQNDTLVFMYDAPNSTTFPHNVYLMKNYRRYLACNLKNATLLANVVQGVGSGFEYVLRNRKPRYFVCGEHDGLHCTAGMMKFAVHPLKRCHAA, from the exons ATGGGGCTGAGAGTTGGCCCAAGTTTGATGATAAGAGCTGCCGCTGTGCTCCTGCTTGCTTCCTTTACGAGAACAGCAATGACTGCAAGGATAATCGTGGGCGACGAAGCACATTGGACCTTCGGTTATAACTACACGGACTGGGCTATCAGAAGGGCTCCTTTCTATCAAAATGATACCCTGG TGTTCATGTACGACGCTCCCAACAGCACCACCTTCCCGCACAACGTGTACCTGATGAAGAATTACCGAAGATACCTGGCGTGCAATCTGAAGAACGCGACGCTTCTGGCAAACGTCGTCCAAGGCGTCGGCAGCGGGTTTGAGTACGTGTTGAGGAATAGGAAGCCGCGCTACTTTGTGTGCGGCGAGCACGATGGCCTTCACTGCACCGCTGGCATGATGAAGTTCGCAGTGCACCCCTTGAAGCGTTGCCACGCCGCTTGA